A part of Liolophura sinensis isolate JHLJ2023 chromosome 1, CUHK_Ljap_v2, whole genome shotgun sequence genomic DNA contains:
- the LOC135462656 gene encoding uncharacterized protein LOC135462656: MGYDDIYDMGKNDTIFELYQLTPPYLFIPETMPRVYKRKTERGGKPLDVLQRAETAFRVSGKLRETARDFDIDPNTLRRYIIKVKENPGRVVETGYTRLSQERCILNPDMESDLATHIKDLADQFHGLSIEKCRELAFEYSKRNAVQIPANWEKDKKAGKDWFMAFRKRHNLANRAAEATSLARATAFNRHTVGKFYDNLAAVMDKHMFQPQDIYNLDETGCTTVQNPGKVVASKGKKQVGSVTSAERGELVTLEYAISAAGNIVPPMFVFPRVNFRDHFLNGAPPGAIGSAARSGWMNEELYLEYLRHFINHTRCSKDRPVLLILDNVESHISLEAIDLGRENGVVMLTLPPHTSHRLQPLDCSVYGPFKTAYNVAMDSWIRSNPGKTVTIYDIPSIVAEAQINAMTHRNILSGFRSTGIYPFNRTLFTDNDFASASVTDRPEPMAAAEELVDVTPPTIHPEDHFEQPLTQEPNNAIESMASTSSSGLQDTESLVASPEHMDLGDRYVSPAAIIPFPKAPARKTKGGRKKGSTKILTSTPIRNEIAESKKEKRKQETVEKSTKKQLFEQKRRNFEMDDDESSSTSYEEMELCDTDEDLESDDELMEGDFVVVKLQGSKGQPMHYIARVDVIDDNELEGVFLKKVSSHPNRVGKPAFVIDLDDEASFPREDCVKKLPTPTSLTGSLRKSNQLVFPCDLSKWELKC, translated from the coding sequence GTACTCCAAAGAGCTGAGACAGCCTTCAGAGTAAGCGGGAAACTCCGAGAGACTGCCAGAGACTTTGATATAGACCCTAATACTTTGAGAAGGTATATCATCAAAGTTAAAGAGAATCCCGGCAGGGTTGTGGAAACTGGGTATACACGTTTGTCCCAGGAAAGGTGCATCTTAAACCCGGATATGGAAAGTGACCTAGCAACTCATATTAAGGACTTGGCAGATCAGTTTCATGGCCTTAGTATTGAGAAATGTCGCGAGTTAGCTTTTGAATATTCAAAGCGAAATGCTGTTCAGATACCTGCCAATTgggaaaaagacaaaaaagctGGTAAGGACTGGTTCATGGCCTTCCGGAAGAGACATAATCTTGCCAATAGAGCAGCGGAGGCTACGTCCCTGGCTCGCGCCACAGCGTTTAATCGTCACACAGTGGGCAAATTCTATGATAACCTGGCTGCCGTTATGGACAAACATATGTTCCAGCCGCAAGATATATATAATCTTGATGAAACCGGTTGTACAACGGTACAGAATCCTGGCAAAGTTGTCGCATCTAAGGGTAAGAAGCAAGTTGGTTCGGTCACAAGCGCGGAACGTGGCGAATTGGTCACTCTGGAGTATGCTATTAGTGCGGCTGGTAATATTGTACCGCCTATGTTTGTCTTCCCTCGAGTGAATTTCCGAGACCATTTCTTGAACGGCGCTCCGCCTGGTGCCATTGGATCAGCAGCTAGGTCTGGCTGGATGAATGAAGAGCTGTATCTGGAGTATTTGAGACACTTCATTAATCATACACGTTGTTCTAAAGATCGCCCAGTCTTGTTGATTCTTGATAATGTGGAATCTCATATTTCTCTTGAGGCCATCGACTTAGGTCGCGAAAACGGGGTTGTCATGCTAACTTTACCTCCCCACACCTCACACCGTCTCCAACCACTAGACTGCTCCGTCTATGGACCATTTAAGACTGCATATAATGTCGCAATGGACAGCTGGATTCGTAGCAACCCTGGGAAAACGGTAACAATCTATGACATTCCATCCATTGTTGCGGAAGCTCAAATCAACGCCATGACTCACAGAAATATTCTTTCCGGTTTTCGTTCTACGGGAATATATCCGTTCAACAGAACGCTTTTCACAGACAATGATTTTGCCTCTGCATCAGTGACGGATCGCCCAGAACCAATGGCTGCTGCGGAAGAACTGGTAGATGTAACACCTCCGACAATTCACCCTGAAGACCATTTTGAGCAGCCACTCACACAGGAGCCAAATAATGCTATTGAATCTATGGCTTCCACGTCTTCTTCTGGTCTCCAAGATACAGAATCCCTAGTCGCTTCACCTGAACACATGGATCTAGGGGATAGATATGTCTCTCCAGCTGCAATCATACCATTTCCGAAAGCGCCAGCACGGAAAACAAAAGGCGGAAGAAAGAAAGGCTCCACTAAAATATTAACAAGCACGCCAATTAGAAATGAGATAGCAGAATCAAAGAAAGAGAAACGAAAACAGGAAACAGTCGAAAAATCTACGAAAAAGCAGTTGTTTGAACAGAAAAGGAGAAATTTTGAAATGGACGACGATGAGTCAAGTTCCACCAGTTATGAAGAAATGGAACTTTGCGACACAGATGAGGACCTGGAATCCGATGACGAACTGATGGAAGGGGACTTTGTTGTGGTAAAATTACAAGGCAGTAAGGGACAACCAATGCACTATATTGCTAGAGTAGATGTTATAGATGACAATGAGCTCGAGGGAGTCTTCCTTAAGAAAGTTAGTAGTCATCCTAACAGGGTAGGGAAACCAGCTTTTGTGATTGATCTAGATGATGAAGCATCATTTCCGAGAGAAGATTGTGTCAAAAAGTTGCCAACACCAACCAGTCTAACGGGTAGCTTACGCAAATCAAACCAGCTGGTGTTTCCTTGTGATTTGAGTAAATGGGAACTGAAATGCTAA